Proteins encoded by one window of Novipirellula artificiosorum:
- a CDS encoding Uma2 family endonuclease, whose protein sequence is MSTSTPFPIKTDGDPSTISPRRFSVAEYHKLAEVGVLREDDRVELIDGVISSKMVHSPVHDAIVSWIEQQLRPHLLDGWFLRIQSTITLDDASEPEPDLAVVRGTPLTYLQQHPQGSSVALVIEVAETSLGRDRYKATAYARAGIPAYWIVNLKQRRIEAFRGPDGAEYRESNLLGLEDGLAVELGFADETRFNVADLIPTVG, encoded by the coding sequence ATATCGCCTAGGCGATTTTCGGTCGCCGAGTATCACAAGTTGGCTGAGGTCGGGGTCTTGCGCGAGGATGATCGCGTTGAGTTGATCGACGGAGTGATTTCATCAAAAATGGTTCATTCACCCGTTCACGACGCCATCGTTTCTTGGATCGAGCAACAACTAAGACCGCATCTGCTCGATGGTTGGTTCCTCCGAATCCAAAGTACGATCACTCTCGATGATGCGAGTGAGCCGGAACCTGATCTGGCAGTGGTTCGTGGCACTCCGCTGACGTATCTGCAGCAGCACCCGCAAGGATCCTCGGTGGCGTTGGTCATCGAAGTCGCCGAAACCTCGCTTGGTCGCGACCGTTACAAGGCGACCGCCTATGCACGGGCCGGCATCCCAGCTTATTGGATTGTCAATCTAAAGCAGCGACGAATCGAAGCGTTTCGAGGCCCGGACGGGGCCGAGTACCGGGAATCGAATCTATTAGGGCTTGAAGATGGCCTTGCGGTTGAATTGGGGTTTGCCGACGAGACACGGTTCAACGTGGCCGATCTGATCCCTACTGTTGGGTAG
- a CDS encoding polysaccharide biosynthesis tyrosine autokinase, which produces MKTSYDRGLTYSKAPAISGADYAMSDRSGDGGGQGNSPDLLGALWRYRWAVILAGIGGAVLGFLVFLKMPETFESATRLMVESDRPAILDTMTGDLVGGVPSIEILESQLFSDRVVSMAFRDAQMLPFHEEFEGQTIEAKLPEFISVAHKSMELESEIDDVRSASSLVAVLRFQHTNPELAEAAVNSFSDALQAFFNERHKSSRSELIDMISDAMEELHPRLSELERQYRDFRRDRLLVWNNDGVAINPHRERQLFLTGRRSEMVEQMRQKAVLAAAVQSISDQSSDPEIAVAVISQLFNIKLYMPNDSEDAAKQLREEDVQLAQLQLDEQLIPLMIERNKFASQFGVEHPTVRDLDKELTMMKDELRRIVVEQIDRLLEIRQENRIELIDPEQQAREAIDAILVAANAEVSLVQSQIGELEKQIADEKQEAIKLAKDEQDDAAMQREIEQTYDLMSQLEEQWARVSLTEETGGTQVVELTAPSMAMLVSPILIKCLGIGIFLGLVLGSGVALLLEKNANTFRDPDEISELLGVPVLTHVPFFKGRQKRLKEGEIDPYKDLDKSLGVLHHPASVAAEAIRSCRTAVFFDTASVKGGKVVQVTSPLPGDGKTTVAGNLACSIAQSGKRVLAIDCDLRRPQFTDNFALQDKMGLTNVLNGECDPEDACHQTPVATLRVMPSGPIPANPAEALTLPEMSELLEMLREEYDFIIIDTPPLLVVTDPSITASMTDGVILTLRVRRKSKPNANESVNILRAVGAKVLGVVINNSDEAGASDGYKGYGYYRYGRYTGRYHRRKSGNGKYYRRSGSNRAAPVVVEGRGIGKMRKPRAAEVVSSEGNGVMEKADQGL; this is translated from the coding sequence ATGAAAACATCCTATGACCGCGGTCTAACGTACTCCAAAGCTCCTGCGATTTCGGGCGCGGACTACGCGATGAGTGATCGAAGCGGCGATGGTGGCGGCCAGGGCAACTCGCCTGACTTGTTGGGCGCCCTGTGGCGATACCGATGGGCCGTGATCTTGGCCGGGATCGGTGGTGCCGTGCTCGGCTTCTTGGTTTTCTTGAAAATGCCGGAAACCTTTGAATCGGCAACTCGCTTGATGGTCGAATCGGACCGACCGGCGATTCTGGATACGATGACCGGCGATTTGGTGGGCGGTGTGCCAAGCATTGAGATTTTGGAGTCGCAACTGTTTAGCGACCGGGTGGTTTCGATGGCTTTTCGCGATGCACAGATGTTACCGTTTCACGAAGAATTCGAAGGTCAGACTATCGAAGCTAAGTTGCCCGAGTTCATTTCGGTTGCACATAAGTCGATGGAACTGGAGTCCGAGATCGACGATGTCCGGTCAGCTTCCTCGTTGGTCGCCGTGCTAAGATTCCAGCACACCAATCCGGAATTGGCTGAAGCGGCCGTCAATTCGTTTAGCGACGCGCTCCAGGCGTTTTTTAACGAACGACACAAAAGTTCACGTAGCGAGTTGATTGATATGATCTCGGACGCGATGGAGGAACTACATCCAAGACTGAGTGAATTGGAACGCCAGTATCGCGATTTCCGCCGAGACCGTCTGCTGGTATGGAACAATGATGGCGTGGCGATCAACCCGCATCGCGAACGGCAACTGTTCTTGACCGGTCGCCGCAGCGAAATGGTGGAACAGATGCGACAAAAAGCCGTTTTGGCTGCAGCGGTTCAGTCCATCTCGGACCAGTCCAGCGATCCTGAGATCGCCGTTGCTGTGATTAGCCAGCTGTTCAACATCAAGCTTTACATGCCGAACGATTCCGAGGACGCTGCAAAGCAACTGCGTGAAGAGGACGTACAACTGGCTCAGCTTCAACTGGACGAACAGTTGATCCCGCTGATGATCGAGCGGAACAAGTTTGCAAGTCAGTTCGGTGTCGAGCACCCAACCGTCCGTGATCTCGACAAAGAACTGACGATGATGAAGGACGAGCTTCGCCGAATCGTTGTCGAGCAAATCGATCGCCTGTTAGAGATCCGTCAAGAGAACCGGATCGAATTGATTGATCCGGAACAGCAAGCCAGGGAAGCGATTGACGCGATTTTGGTGGCTGCGAACGCCGAGGTTTCTTTAGTGCAGAGCCAAATTGGCGAGCTTGAAAAGCAGATCGCAGACGAGAAGCAGGAGGCGATCAAATTGGCGAAAGACGAACAAGACGACGCGGCGATGCAACGCGAAATCGAACAAACGTATGACTTGATGAGTCAATTGGAAGAGCAGTGGGCTCGAGTCAGTTTGACCGAAGAGACAGGGGGCACTCAAGTCGTCGAGTTGACGGCCCCGTCGATGGCCATGCTGGTCAGCCCCATTTTGATCAAGTGTTTGGGGATCGGAATCTTCTTAGGCTTGGTGCTTGGTTCCGGGGTGGCATTGCTGTTAGAGAAGAACGCGAACACGTTCCGTGATCCGGACGAGATTTCCGAATTGTTGGGCGTCCCCGTGTTGACTCACGTGCCGTTCTTCAAGGGTCGTCAAAAACGATTGAAGGAGGGCGAGATCGATCCGTACAAGGATTTGGACAAATCGCTTGGCGTGTTGCACCATCCCGCGTCGGTCGCTGCCGAGGCGATTCGGTCGTGTCGAACGGCGGTCTTCTTCGACACCGCGTCGGTCAAAGGTGGCAAGGTGGTACAGGTCACGAGCCCGTTGCCGGGGGATGGTAAAACCACCGTTGCGGGTAACTTGGCCTGCTCGATCGCCCAGAGTGGTAAACGGGTTCTGGCGATCGATTGTGACCTTCGTCGTCCTCAATTTACCGATAACTTTGCCCTACAAGATAAGATGGGCTTGACCAATGTGCTTAACGGCGAGTGTGATCCCGAGGATGCCTGCCATCAAACGCCTGTGGCGACCTTGCGGGTCATGCCCAGCGGGCCGATTCCGGCGAACCCGGCCGAAGCGTTGACGTTGCCGGAAATGAGCGAATTATTGGAAATGCTCCGCGAAGAGTACGACTTTATCATCATCGATACGCCGCCGTTGTTGGTGGTTACCGACCCGAGCATCACCGCCAGCATGACGGACGGCGTGATTTTGACATTACGAGTGCGACGTAAGAGTAAACCGAATGCGAATGAGTCGGTGAACATCTTGCGAGCGGTCGGTGCGAAGGTGCTGGGCGTGGTGATCAACAACTCGGACGAAGCGGGTGCGAGCGATGGCTACAAAGGATACGGCTATTACCGTTACGGCCGCTACACCGGTCGTTACCATCGACGCAAATCGGGCAATGGCAAGTATTACCGTCGCAGTGGCTCGAACCGCGCCGCACCTGTGGTGGTCGAAGGCCGCGGGATCGGGAAAATGCGAAAACCGAGAGCAGCCGAAGTGGTCAGCAGCGAAGGCAACGGCGTGATGGAGAAGGCGGATCAGGGTTTGTAG